The DNA sequence CGGGCCGAAATCCTGGCTGTGCCCGGCGGGCGCGGTTGATGTGTATTCGACAGGTCCGGGAACATCGGTGAAGGTGCCGCTTGTTCCAACTCGATACTGCAATCGGATTCGATATTCACGAGTCGTCGCGTCAATAGCAACTGTGCCGCCTGTCCATGAAACATAAATATTCGAAACACCCGTTGTATTCAGCGCGAGTACAGCCGCGCCGAGTGTTCCATCCGTCCCGATATTCCGCCACGAAAAGCCGTCGGCACCCAGGCCGTTCATGCGGCTTCCTGACGTTCCGTTGTATGCGCCGACATAATCGGCATTCGGTTCGGCAGCCAAGCCGGGGTCCTGCGAGGGGCCACGGTGAAACCTCATGTTGACCGGGTATGTTGTGGCGGGATTCGAGGCATCCCACGCTGTAAAGGAATAGGTGCCGCTCGAAAGCGTATGCGGTGCAGGATTGGTTTGAGCATTTGACAAGCTGACAACGAAACAAAGACACAGCAACAGATAGAACGACAATCTCATCACCACTCTCTTCTGATTAATGTCAAGAATATGTTGCAGAAAGGCAGAAATGCACGCGGGGCCAACACGCAACAACAGGGAAACCCTCACGAATGACGAATTGATGGAATTGCTGCAAAGAACCACCCCCAACAATTTGCGTTACTGACACTGATGAGCGAACGATGGTAGCAGTACATCAGAGGGACACCTGAAGATACCCATTACGCACGTGAGTATCAATAGCCGATTGCAACCCCTTCTTCGCGAGGGTCGGCTCCGCCGAGAAACATACGAGTTACCGGATCGATCATGATGGCGTGAGCACGGGCGTTGAACGTCGTAGTATGCTCCAGCGTGTACCCCATTCGCCGGAGGTTCTCCATCACATCGAACGGAAGCCCGTTCGTTTCGTAGAAAATTCTGTCGGGCACCCACTGATGGTGGATGCGCGGAGATTCCACAGCGTCCTGAATGTTCAACCCGAAGTCAATCACATTGATGATGATATTTGCAACAGCCGTTGTGATCCTGCTTCCGCCTCTTCCTCCAACCGTAAAGATCGGCCTGCCGTCTTTCAGCACGACAGTCGGAGTCATCGAACTGAGCATTCGCTTTGTCGGCGCAATGGCGTTCGCCTCCGCACCCGTAAGTCCGTACATATTCGGAGCGCCGGGCTTCACGGAAAAATCATCCATCTCATTATTCAGAAAGAAGCCCGCCCCGCCAACCGCAGTCTTGCATCCGAACAAGCCGTTCAGCGTCGTCGTTACAGAGACAATATTCCCGAAGCTGTCCGCCACGCAGAAATGAGTCGTGTTGCTGTGCCCCAAATCGGCAGATGTGGCGGGAAGAATACTCGAACTGACAACCGCCTGCAACGTGTCAATTGATTCACTTCGCGTGAGAGCATACTCCTTTGAGATGAGCTGGGACACGGGCATGCTCACAAAATCGGGGTCACCGAGAAATTCCGAACGGTCTGCGTACGCGCGTTGCGCTGCCGCAGAGAACAGGTGAATCGTTTCAGAGGAATTCTGCCCTCTGCGCTTCAGATCGAATCGCTCGAGCATGTTGAGCATTTGCAAAAGTACAACTCCGCCAGCGGAAGGGGGTGAAGCAGTAATGATATTGTACCCGCGATACGAGCCGAGCAGCGGCTCCCGCTCTACCGGATGATAGTTACGAAGATCATGCTCCGAGATGATACCGCCGTGTCGTTGCATCTCGGCAACAATCAACTCGGCAATGTAGCCCCTGTAGAAGCCGTCCACCCCGAACGCGCTAATGTTGCGCAATGTGTTTGCCAAATCGGGTTGCCGAAAGATTTCACCCTTTTCGTAGGGAATTCCCTTCTTCGTAAAGGTACTCATAGTCGAGGGAAAGGCCGAGAATTCCTTCATACTTTGTTTCAAGCTTTCCACAAATCGCTCGGAAAGTGGAAACCCTTTGACCGCAGCTTCAATCGCGGGGGCAATGACTCGTTGGCGGGAGAACGTGCCGTACTTTTCCAGCGCGTGCAGATAGCCGGCAACGGTTCCGGGCACACCGGCAGCAAGGGGCCCGAGTTCGCTTTTCATCGGAATGACGTTCCCGTTGTTGTCCAGATACATGTTGCGCGACGCCTTTGCCGGAGCCTTCTCGCGGAAGTCGATCATCGTCGAGGTTCCGTTCGCAAGGCGGATGAGCATGAACCCGCCTCCACCGATATTCCCTGCTTCCGGGTATGTTACCGCAAGTGTGAAGCCAACGGCGATGGCAGCATCGATGGCGTTGCCGCCGTTCTTGAGAATCTCTGCGCCAGCCAGCGTTGCAAGCGATTCGGCCGAAACCACCATTCCGTTTTTTGCACTTACAGGTTTCCGCCACGACGCGCAAAGCGTTCCCGACTGAATCAGGAACGCTGCAGCAAGAATGATACTAGTGAGAGAAACGTGTCTTCGGTTCATGCGAATGGAATCAGAAAGGAAGATCATCCTCCGGCGCAGCGGGAATCGTCGGCTCGGCCGGCGTCTGAGCTGCACCCGAATTCTCCGAAGCGGCAGCACGGCCACCACCACCACCATCAAGCATAATCATGTTGTCGGCGACGATTTCGGTGATATACCGCTTCTGGCCTGTATTCTTGTCGTCGTAGCTGCGGTTTTGAATGCGGCCTTCGATATAAACCCGTTTTCCTTTCTTCAACCACTCGCCGCAAATTTCGGCAAGCTTCCGCCACGCAACGATGTTGTGCCACTCTGTGCGTTCCTGCGTGTTCCCTTCCTGATCCTTCCACGAGTCGCTTGTTGCAAGACTGAATGTTGCGACGGCAATTCCACTCGTCGTGTAGCGAAGTTCCGGGTCTTTTCCCAGATTGCCGATCAGCATTACTTTGTTCAGACTTTTTGCCATGACTATCCTCCGTATGAGTTGGTGTGTTTTCTACTTTGTCATTTCTCAAAATGCATCTCACGCGGGTCGGGAATTGTCATTATCCCTTGCGATGTGAGAAAATACAATGTTCCCCTGCTTATCACAAACGCCCGGATTTCGGGAGTAGCATCGCTGAACAGTGTTGCAAGCGGCATATCGAAAGCGAATCTGTTCCCGCGATCGAAGACGTACAGTTTTGTTCCTTCAAGAATAACAATCCCCGCTTCATCTGCAAAGATCATGACATCTGTCGAGAAAAGACCTTCGCCGAGGTTCAGGATGAAATTGCCGAAATTATCGAATACGACTACCCGATTACCATCCCTCACATAGATGTTATCGTCAGGCCCGATCTCGAGCTGTGTCGGCGCCCGCAATCTTCCCTTTCCCGCATCAAATCCGCCGAATGTCCGTTCGACTTTGCTGAGGCCGGTGATTTTCAGGATGCGGGAGTTTTCGCTGTCGCAGATAAACAAATCGCCCAACCGCGAAACAGCTACATCTGTCGGATATCCGAATCGTTCATCGGGATCGGATCGTTCACGGGTTGAGAATGAGGAGATGAACGCAAGATTGCGATCGAACCGCTGAATGCGATGGTTGCCGTAATCCGCAACAAACACATCAATACCGTTTCTCGCCCACACGCCGGAAGGGTGATCGAACTGGCCTTCGTTCCAGCCCGTTCCGCCTGTTTCCTTCTCAAAAACTCTCTCGCGGGAATATTGCCGCAGGACGTTCCTCTCCCCGTCGGCCACGATGATTCTGCCGTTGATATCAACGTCAAAACGAGTACCTGTAAGTATCGATTTGTCGGATCGTTGCGATTGAACTGCACTACAGGAGACGAACAGCGCAAACAACAGCAGTGAGGAAAACCGGAAGCGAGTCATAACGCCTGCAAAAAAGGAGAAAAGCTTGGGATAAAGAAACGATTTGGCTCTGACAAATGCAAGCCCGCAACGGGCAGAGATGGGTCCGGAAACAACAAATGGCGCGGGGTGACAACCCGCGCCAAGTCCTGTCGCATGATTCCGATATTCTACCTCACAAGCAGCATCTTTTTCATGCTTCGAAAATGAGTCGCGCCATCCGAACCGATAGCTTCAATCCGACAGAGATAGACACCCGTTGCTGCATCCGACCCATGCTGATTGCGTCCGTCCCATACCGCGGTATGGTATCCGGCAGGCTTCGTCTGGTCAACCAATGTCGCCATCTCCTGACCGAGGAGATTGTAGATTTTCAGAGTTACCAACGCAGAGTTCGGCAGCGCATATTGAATCGTTGTTGCCGGGTTGAAGGGATTGGGATAGTTCTGAGATAGGTCAAATGACTTCGGCACATCGGAGCCGTTACCTTCCGGGGTGGATTGTATGGGCGGGGGGCGAAAGTCAAAATCATCTATGTACATTTCATGCTTGGGCGCAAAACCATAGAAATTGGTGGCCTCAAGACGCAGCGGACTTGTACCACCCGATGCCCCCAGAGTCCACCGCCAACTGCGTATCACATCGTCGTTAACACTAAACCGCGCCGAATCAATACCAAGATTCACATCGATTTTCACAGAATGCCAGACATTTTGAGTGTAGCCGAAATGCGTTGGGGTCGAGGTACCTGCAAACAGTCTGCCTTGACCGGTGGAATCGAAGTACACTTCCATCGCCCAATTGAAAATCCCCGGGGGAGAAAAAGTTGCCAAGGTATTGAAGTAACCCCTCTTCCCCGTTGGAACAAGAAACTTGAATCTGATTGTCGACAACGGCCACTGGTAAAACTGTGAGTATCGAATGACCAAGTCGTTGTGTTGACTGATCACAACCGACTTTGTGCCGCTGTATGCATATGCCCCAGAGATCATCGGATCTTCAAGACTGTCGCACGGAATGAGACTCCACGTAGTCCAGTTCGTAGGATTCTGACAGGCGAGACGCTGACCGATGTTATAGCTTTCGAAGTTATCAGAGTACTGATAGATTGTGGTATCCGGACCGAACGCGTGGGAAGTTGTTACGAAGACCAGACAAGCAATCAACGCCAAGACAGTCCGAATCGGG is a window from the Bacteroidota bacterium genome containing:
- a CDS encoding single-stranded DNA-binding protein, giving the protein MAKSLNKVMLIGNLGKDPELRYTTSGIAVATFSLATSDSWKDQEGNTQERTEWHNIVAWRKLAEICGEWLKKGKRVYIEGRIQNRSYDDKNTGQKRYITEIVADNMIMLDGGGGGRAAASENSGAAQTPAEPTIPAAPEDDLPF
- a CDS encoding T9SS type A sorting domain-containing protein, which gives rise to MSLTFYPSHPIRTVLALIACLVFVTTSHAFGPDTTIYQYSDNFESYNIGQRLACQNPTNWTTWSLIPCDSLEDPMISGAYAYSGTKSVVISQHNDLVIRYSQFYQWPLSTIRFKFLVPTGKRGYFNTLATFSPPGIFNWAMEVYFDSTGQGRLFAGTSTPTHFGYTQNVWHSVKIDVNLGIDSARFSVNDDVIRSWRWTLGASGGTSPLRLEATNFYGFAPKHEMYIDDFDFRPPPIQSTPEGNGSDVPKSFDLSQNYPNPFNPATTIQYALPNSALVTLKIYNLLGQEMATLVDQTKPAGYHTAVWDGRNQHGSDAATGVYLCRIEAIGSDGATHFRSMKKMLLVR
- the ggt gene encoding gamma-glutamyltransferase, translated to MNRRHVSLTSIILAAAFLIQSGTLCASWRKPVSAKNGMVVSAESLATLAGAEILKNGGNAIDAAIAVGFTLAVTYPEAGNIGGGGFMLIRLANGTSTMIDFREKAPAKASRNMYLDNNGNVIPMKSELGPLAAGVPGTVAGYLHALEKYGTFSRQRVIAPAIEAAVKGFPLSERFVESLKQSMKEFSAFPSTMSTFTKKGIPYEKGEIFRQPDLANTLRNISAFGVDGFYRGYIAELIVAEMQRHGGIISEHDLRNYHPVEREPLLGSYRGYNIITASPPSAGGVVLLQMLNMLERFDLKRRGQNSSETIHLFSAAAQRAYADRSEFLGDPDFVSMPVSQLISKEYALTRSESIDTLQAVVSSSILPATSADLGHSNTTHFCVADSFGNIVSVTTTLNGLFGCKTAVGGAGFFLNNEMDDFSVKPGAPNMYGLTGAEANAIAPTKRMLSSMTPTVVLKDGRPIFTVGGRGGSRITTAVANIIINVIDFGLNIQDAVESPRIHHQWVPDRIFYETNGLPFDVMENLRRMGYTLEHTTTFNARAHAIMIDPVTRMFLGGADPREEGVAIGY
- a CDS encoding NHL repeat-containing protein, coding for MTRFRFSSLLLFALFVSCSAVQSQRSDKSILTGTRFDVDINGRIIVADGERNVLRQYSRERVFEKETGGTGWNEGQFDHPSGVWARNGIDVFVADYGNHRIQRFDRNLAFISSFSTRERSDPDERFGYPTDVAVSRLGDLFICDSENSRILKITGLSKVERTFGGFDAGKGRLRAPTQLEIGPDDNIYVRDGNRVVVFDNFGNFILNLGEGLFSTDVMIFADEAGIVILEGTKLYVFDRGNRFAFDMPLATLFSDATPEIRAFVISRGTLYFLTSQGIMTIPDPREMHFEK